Proteins encoded in a region of the Euleptes europaea isolate rEulEur1 chromosome 3, rEulEur1.hap1, whole genome shotgun sequence genome:
- the LOC130475101 gene encoding interferon-inducible GTPase 5-like — MAMEEFQVAIHQGNLSDAISVVQAKPLQYFSDTPLNVAVVGEPGSGKSSFVNSMLGKRAGEPGAAETGIQATTAMAKDYRHPTVPQLILWDLPGKEDAAFGSRVEQVDLNRFDFFIIVGYQRFRTVHADLVHEIQAMGKRFYFVRAKTDLDLEASRRRQPTGCDEEKVLQRIKEDCVTCLLNEGVIDPQVFLVSNWDPQSFDFPLLWEKLQSDFLWLKRQAFIVRLPSLSAPVLERKVAALKRKILLKVLFSGLLALLPVPGFSFVAAMFFFVRFRSQCYREFGLDDQSLTALARDIGKPVAALHAVMKSRPLMPLILWRLPDLVGAVLMLVEYCSWNRYPYAGSLLSGGVSLFTTYYMLQRCVVAVANDTQNVLSKALEKTTV, encoded by the coding sequence ATGGCTATGGAAGAATTTCAGGTTGCTATTCATCAGGGGAACCTGTCGGATGCCATCTCAGTGGTACAGGCAAAACCGCTGCAGTATTTTAGCGACACGCCGCTCAATGTTGCCGTGGTGGGTGAACCAGGCTCGGGGAAGTCCTCCTTTGTCAACAGCATGCTGGGCAAACGTGCTGGCGAGCCGGGCGCCGCTGAGACTGGCATCCAAGCCACAACAGCGATGGCCAAGGATTACCGACATCCGACAGTCCCGCAGCTCATCCTCTGGGACCTCCCTGGGAAAGAAGACGCGGCTTTTGGCTCCCGCGTCGAGCAGGTGGATCTGAACCGCTTTGACTTCTTTATCATCGTCGGCTACCAGCGCTTCCGGACCGTCCACGCCGACCTGGTCCACGAAATCCAGGCGATGGGCAAGAGGTTCTATTTTGTGCGGGCCAAAACCGACCTCGACCTGGAGGCGTCCCGGAGACGCCAGCCGACCGGCTGCGACGAAGAGAAGGTCCTCCAGCGCATCAAGGAGGACTGCGTGACGTGCTTGCTGAATGAAGGCGTGATCGACCCCCAAGTCTTCCTGGTCTCCAACTGGGACCCCCAGAgctttgatttccccctcctgtgGGAGAAGCTGCAGAGCGATTTCTTGTGGCTGAAGAGGCAAGCTTTCATTGTCAGACTGCCTTCCCTCTCTGCGCCTGTCTTAGAGAGAAAGGTGGCTGCGTTGAAGAGGAAGATTTTGCTCAAAGTCCTCTTCTCAGGGCTTTTGGCTTTGCTCCCAGTGCCAGGCTTCTCGTTTGTGGCCGCCATGTTCTTCTTTGTGAGGTTCCGCTCTCAATGCTACCGAGAATTTGGCCTGGACGACCAGTCGCTCACAGCTCTGGCGAGGGACATTGGGAAGCCGGTAGCAGCCCTTCATGCTGTGATGAAGTCCAGACCCCTAATGCCGTTGATCCTCTGGAGGCTTCCTGACCTCGTGGGAGCTGTTCTAATGCTGGTGGAATATTGTTCGTGGAATCGCTACCCCTACGCTGGCTCCTTGCTGTCAGGAGGCGTTTCATTGTTTACCACCTACTACATGCTACAGAGATGTGTAGTTGCTGTTGCCAATGATACCCAAAACGTCCTCTCCAAAGCTCTGGAGAAGACGACGGTCTAG
- the LOC130475100 gene encoding interferon-inducible GTPase 5-like, protein MADQPPVALPSRAELLEEYDIITDDDIEEIKDALKGGRMADAASKIMENLQALENARLDIAVTGESGSGKSSFVNAIRGLGDEDDGAAPTGVVETTLKPTPYPHPKHPNVTIWDLPGIGTPNFQSNTYLKQVDFCCYDFFILIASERFKSNHARLAQEIQMQGKRFYFVRSKVDWDLEATKKRRPQAYDEEGILQQIRKNCQECLKAENVASPRIFLLSNWELSKYDFMLLEETLERELPSHKRHAFLLALPNISLEILRKKKEALQKQIWKLATVSCGVAAVPIPGLSVACDVAILVKSLSEYRKNFGLDDDSLHKLAEKVNKPVEEIKVVIKSPLAKEISKDVVVKMLTKAGGGALMVAEYFASTVPIFGSLAAGGISFGTTYYMLHSSLNEVAEDAHNVLIKAFESDV, encoded by the coding sequence ATGGCGGATCAGCCCCCAGtggctttgcccagcagggctgagCTCCTAGAAGAATATGACATCATTACTGATGACGACATTGAAGAGATTAAAGATGCTCTTAAAGGAGGAAGAATGGCGGACGCAGCATCCAAGATTATGGAAAACTTACAGGCCTTGGAGAATGCTCGTCTTGATATCGCGGTAACAGGAGAGTCCGGCTCTGGCAAGTCCTCTTTTGTCAATGCCATCCGGGGCCTGGGGGACGAAGATGATGGAGCTGCCCCCACTGGGGTAGTGGAGACGACACTAAAGCCCACTCCTTACCCACACCCCAAGCACCCCAACGTGACGATCTGGGACTTGCCTGGAATCGGTACGCCCAACTTCCAGTCCAACACTTACCTGAAACAGGTGGACTTCTGCTGCTACGACTTCTTTATTCTTATAGCCTCAGAGCGCTTCAAATCCAACCATGCCCGGTTGGCCCAAGAAATCCAGATGCAGGGCAAACGCTTCTATTTTGTACGTTCCAAAGTAGACTGGGATTTGGAGGCCACCAAAAAGCGTCGGCCACAAGCCTACgatgaggagggcatcttgcagcaAATCCGCAAGAATTGCCAAGAGTGCCTGAAGGCTGAAAATGTGGCCTCTCCCCGCATCTTTCTCCTTTCCAACTGGGAGTTGAGCAAGTACGACTTTATGCTGCTGGAGGAGACCTTAGAGCGAGAACTTCCGAGCCACAAGAGACatgccttcctcctagccctgcccaACATCTCTTTGGAAATCTTGCGCAAAAAGAAAGAGGCCTTACAGAAACAGATCTGGAAGCTGGCCACTGTCTCATGTGGCGTGGCAGCTGTGCCCATCCCGGGTCTCTCCGTGGCCTGCGACGTAGCTATCCTGGTCAAGTCCCTCTCGGAGTACCGCAAGAACTTTGGCCTGGATGACGACTCCCTGCACAAGTTGGCGGAGAAGGTAAACAAGCCTGTGGAGGAGATCAAAGTGGTGATCAAGTCCCCACTGGCCAAAGAGATCTCCAAGGATGTGGTGGTGAAGATGCTCACCAAGGCTGGTGGTGGGGCACTGATGGTGGCAGAGTATTTTGCTAGCACAGTGCCCATATTTGGTTCCCTGGCCGCTGGGGGGATCTCCTTCGGAACCACCTACTACATGCTGCACAGTTCTCTCAACGAAGTAGCAGAAGACGCTCACAATGTTCTCATCAAGGCCTTTGAGTCTGACGTTTGA